The following coding sequences are from one Prochlorococcus sp. MIT 0604 window:
- a CDS encoding DUF1816 domain-containing protein, translating into MIRNFGNKLGLAWWAKIETDQPHGTYWFGPFITKRSLKENISSFIKDLSDEGSKNIKHSFVRCKKEEPLTI; encoded by the coding sequence TTGATAAGAAACTTTGGAAACAAACTCGGATTAGCTTGGTGGGCTAAAATTGAGACAGATCAGCCTCATGGAACTTACTGGTTCGGTCCATTTATTACTAAACGTAGTTTAAAAGAAAATATTTCTTCTTTTATTAAAGATCTATCTGATGAAGGGTCTAAAAATATTAAACATAGCTTTGTCAGATGCAAAAAAGAAGAACCACTAACTATTTGA
- a CDS encoding DUF3288 family protein, with protein MGNEQTHPLHETDKSIIDSLITKKTPEELDYINLARLINRYNNFPGEIEIKNDIEKILKFWKITKNQLFSNTKNIWSRNFRPSNTNKDLIGSSFDTSD; from the coding sequence ATGGGTAACGAACAAACTCATCCATTACATGAAACCGACAAGAGTATTATAGATTCCCTTATCACAAAAAAAACGCCAGAAGAACTTGACTATATAAATTTAGCTAGATTAATAAATCGCTATAACAATTTCCCTGGAGAAATTGAAATTAAAAATGATATTGAAAAAATTTTAAAATTTTGGAAAATCACTAAAAATCAACTTTTTTCAAATACAAAGAATATTTGGTCAAGAAACTTTAGGCCCTCAAATACTAATAAAGATTTAATTGGCTCAAGTTTTGATACCTCAGATTAA
- the msrA gene encoding peptide-methionine (S)-S-oxide reductase MsrA — protein MFKYLKKIMNNKAVNLTNDPYSLHRILNTDIKKDPNNQEDEIIFGCGCFWGAEKCFWKLPGVVTTSVGYAGGEKSNPTYYEVCSGLTGHSEVVRVIWDKSEIDVSDLLKMFWECHDPTQKNRQGNDMGTQYRSAIYYKKENNIKTILASKKEYQKELNKKNYGLIETEIKMIDSYFYAEQYHQQYLASAGSRQYCSASPTKVKLGVFTGSNYKLEDHIWENFNWEVDKCVLRSDNNPIKNNI, from the coding sequence ATGTTTAAATATCTGAAAAAAATCATGAATAATAAGGCGGTAAATTTAACTAATGATCCTTATTCATTACATAGAATATTAAATACAGATATTAAGAAAGATCCTAATAACCAAGAAGATGAAATAATTTTTGGATGTGGATGTTTCTGGGGGGCTGAAAAATGCTTTTGGAAACTTCCAGGAGTTGTCACAACTTCTGTAGGTTATGCTGGTGGCGAAAAAAGCAATCCAACTTATTATGAAGTATGTTCGGGCTTAACTGGTCATTCAGAAGTTGTAAGAGTTATATGGGATAAAAGTGAAATTGATGTAAGTGATTTATTAAAAATGTTTTGGGAATGTCATGACCCTACTCAAAAAAACAGGCAAGGTAATGATATGGGAACCCAATATAGATCAGCAATATATTACAAAAAAGAAAATAATATTAAAACAATATTAGCCAGTAAGAAAGAATATCAAAAGGAACTAAACAAAAAAAATTATGGTTTAATCGAAACGGAAATAAAAATGATTGATTCATATTTTTATGCTGAACAATACCATCAACAATATCTTGCATCAGCTGGAAGCAGGCAGTATTGTTCTGCGTCACCTACAAAAGTTAAGTTAGGAGTTTTTACTGGAAGCAACTATAAATTAGAAGACCATATATGGGAAAACTTTAATTGGGAAGTTGATAAGTGTGTATTGAGATCTGATAACAATCCTATAAAGAATAACATTTAA
- the rlmB gene encoding 23S rRNA (guanosine(2251)-2'-O)-methyltransferase RlmB, whose product MKKSPKKNISGKNNKNYKKNSDYGNYSKSINRTEKNDRFLNNSAKNKNAENFNKKETNNTFSSLNRLKPKFKSNSEFSNNKHNTYQEFTNKRNFDDWIWGKHSVYEALSSDRSINRIWCTSEIFSSDKFYILLKDLKSKGVLIEEVSWNRLSQLTYGASHQGVALQLACSKTISLEQLIDFSKHNCANPILLALDGITDPHNVGAIIRSAEAFGCKGIIIPQRRSAGLTGTVAKVAAGALEHLQVSRVVNLNRALEELKKNGFLVVGLSGDGQLSISNFLEKSPLVVIVGSEDRGISLLSQKKCDFLLRIPLKGKTSSLNASVAAAISLFHLTSR is encoded by the coding sequence ATGAAAAAGTCCCCTAAAAAAAATATTTCTGGAAAAAATAATAAAAATTATAAAAAAAATTCAGATTATGGTAATTATTCAAAAAGTATAAATCGTACGGAAAAAAATGATAGATTTTTGAACAATTCTGCAAAAAATAAGAATGCTGAAAATTTTAATAAAAAAGAAACGAATAATACTTTTTCATCTTTAAATAGATTGAAACCAAAATTTAAATCAAATTCAGAATTTTCCAACAACAAACATAATACATATCAAGAGTTTACTAATAAGAGGAATTTTGATGATTGGATATGGGGAAAACATTCAGTTTATGAGGCTCTTAGTAGCGATAGATCTATTAATAGGATTTGGTGTACTTCAGAAATCTTTTCTTCAGACAAATTCTATATTTTGCTCAAGGACCTTAAATCAAAAGGTGTCCTTATTGAAGAAGTTTCTTGGAATAGGCTTTCGCAATTGACTTATGGTGCTTCACATCAAGGTGTAGCATTACAGTTGGCATGCTCCAAAACAATATCCTTAGAGCAATTAATCGATTTTTCTAAACACAACTGTGCAAATCCAATACTTTTAGCATTAGATGGTATAACTGATCCACATAATGTTGGTGCGATTATAAGATCAGCGGAAGCATTTGGTTGCAAAGGCATAATTATTCCTCAAAGAAGATCTGCTGGATTGACTGGTACAGTCGCTAAAGTAGCTGCAGGAGCCTTAGAACACTTGCAAGTAAGTAGAGTTGTTAACTTAAATAGGGCACTTGAGGAACTTAAGAAAAATGGTTTTCTTGTTGTTGGCTTATCTGGAGATGGTCAATTATCTATCTCAAATTTTCTAGAAAAATCTCCCTTGGTAGTTATAGTCGGCTCTGAAGATAGAGGGATTTCTTTGCTTAGTCAAAAAAAATGCGATTTTCTATTAAGAATTCCACTCAAAGGTAAGACTTCAAGTTTAAATGCATCTGTGGCGGCCGCTATATCACTATTTCACTTGACAAGTAGATGA
- a CDS encoding undecaprenyl-diphosphate phosphatase: protein MEYLKFILYGLIQGLTEFIPVSSTAHLKVISLFLGIDDPGASLSATIQLGSVLAIAWYFRNDIFNFRSQSSKKFLEYLLHERLLRSILIGTIPIVLLGGSIKIFFSSFFENVLRSNLSIALVSFLMAFFMYLADSSKRGSININNHNYSDSFFIGFFQAFAIFPGVSRSGITISSALISGWERGDAAKFSFLLGMPAISLAAIVELISSINDFYSLGFLPLFVGLITTFLSSLLAIDFLLKYFSSNGLKIFIIYRVIFGVVILLNL, encoded by the coding sequence TTGGAATATTTAAAATTTATTTTATATGGATTAATTCAAGGTTTGACAGAATTTATTCCTGTAAGTAGTACAGCTCATTTAAAAGTTATTTCTCTTTTTTTAGGTATTGATGATCCTGGAGCATCTTTGTCCGCTACTATTCAACTTGGAAGTGTTTTAGCAATAGCTTGGTATTTTAGAAATGATATTTTTAATTTCAGAAGTCAATCTTCCAAAAAATTTCTTGAATATCTCTTACATGAAAGATTATTAAGGTCTATTTTGATTGGTACAATTCCAATTGTTTTGCTTGGTGGGAGTATAAAAATATTTTTCTCTTCTTTTTTTGAAAATGTTCTTCGTTCAAATTTATCAATAGCATTGGTCTCATTTCTAATGGCTTTTTTTATGTACTTGGCAGATAGTTCGAAAAGAGGTTCTATTAATATTAATAATCATAATTATTCAGATAGTTTTTTTATAGGTTTCTTTCAGGCATTTGCCATTTTCCCAGGTGTTTCAAGATCGGGGATTACTATTTCTAGCGCTCTAATATCTGGATGGGAAAGAGGCGATGCTGCGAAATTTTCTTTTCTTTTAGGAATGCCAGCTATCTCTCTTGCTGCAATTGTTGAGCTTATTTCTTCTATAAATGATTTTTATTCATTAGGTTTTCTCCCTCTTTTTGTTGGTCTCATTACGACATTTTTGTCATCTTTATTAGCTATAGATTTTTTATTAAAGTATTTTTCTTCCAATGGGTTGAAAATATTTATTATCTATCGAGTTATTTTTGGTGTGGTAATTCTTTTGAATTTATAA
- a CDS encoding ribonuclease III domain-containing protein, producing MNYWIQNLVPYGTPEDIGVIQLAWLGDSVWELHQRLRHVHFPLKSKDLHLSVVNEVKAKSQSKSLSQIEHLLNSNEMDLIRRARNKTKRYQRSSDPTIYSRATGFETLIGWLFLKDPQRLSTLFEYLELKMN from the coding sequence TTGAATTATTGGATTCAAAACTTGGTTCCATATGGAACTCCCGAAGATATAGGGGTTATTCAACTTGCTTGGCTTGGAGATTCGGTATGGGAGCTCCACCAAAGACTAAGGCATGTTCATTTTCCTTTAAAATCTAAAGACCTTCATTTATCTGTAGTAAACGAAGTAAAAGCAAAATCTCAGTCAAAATCATTAAGTCAAATTGAACATTTATTAAATTCAAATGAAATGGATCTAATTAGGCGTGCTAGAAATAAAACTAAGAGATATCAAAGATCTTCAGACCCCACCATATACTCCAGAGCAACTGGTTTTGAAACTCTTATTGGTTGGCTATTTTTAAAAGATCCTCAAAGATTATCAACACTTTTTGAATATTTAGAATTAAAAATGAATTGA
- a CDS encoding kinase encodes MKDLDINFPLDKFEKLIIDIGWESLDDWFNFWNNQKNILSIDQYWNNKVNDDWIWGLALPLLSQAYKFQNNFFDRKIIGISALPGTGKTTLGKWLEAISLKLNFKIAVISIDDFYLPSNEMKLAIKNNPWNVSRGFPGSHSVKLMYETLLNWKINGELNVPVFDKSLRNGLGDRSHWRLDNPDLLILEGWFLGIKPYPNDINDRTINSTNLSLHESSYVLKIQNNLKEYLDIWTLIDNIWHLKPLKMEYMNIWKTNQEKEMFLQKGNALQDKKLSNFLRMLNVSIPHESFDVIKSYALLLIDQERNLVEAALNL; translated from the coding sequence ATGAAAGATTTAGATATTAATTTTCCTCTTGATAAATTTGAAAAATTAATTATAGATATTGGTTGGGAATCCTTGGATGATTGGTTCAATTTTTGGAATAATCAAAAAAACATTCTTTCAATTGATCAATATTGGAACAATAAAGTAAATGATGATTGGATTTGGGGTTTGGCTTTACCTCTTTTATCTCAGGCTTATAAATTTCAAAATAACTTTTTTGATAGAAAAATAATTGGAATCTCAGCTTTACCTGGTACAGGGAAAACAACACTAGGTAAATGGCTCGAAGCTATATCGTTAAAATTAAATTTCAAAATTGCGGTTATTTCAATTGACGACTTTTACCTCCCATCAAATGAAATGAAATTAGCAATTAAGAATAACCCTTGGAATGTTTCAAGAGGATTTCCTGGTAGTCACTCAGTAAAATTAATGTATGAAACATTATTAAATTGGAAGATAAATGGAGAATTAAATGTACCAGTTTTTGATAAATCTTTAAGAAATGGTCTAGGAGATAGATCTCATTGGAGATTAGATAATCCTGATTTATTAATTCTTGAGGGATGGTTTTTGGGAATTAAACCTTATCCTAATGACATAAATGATCGAACCATAAATTCAACTAATTTGAGTCTTCATGAATCATCTTATGTATTGAAAATTCAAAATAACCTAAAAGAATATTTAGATATTTGGACTTTAATCGACAATATTTGGCACTTAAAGCCTTTGAAGATGGAGTATATGAACATATGGAAAACAAATCAGGAAAAAGAAATGTTTTTACAGAAAGGCAACGCTCTACAAGATAAAAAATTATCTAATTTCTTGAGAATGCTTAATGTCTCAATTCCTCATGAAAGTTTTGATGTTATAAAATCCTACGCGCTATTATTAATTGATCAAGAAAGAAATTTAGTCGAGGCTGCGTTGAATTTGTAG
- the carA gene encoding glutamine-hydrolyzing carbamoyl-phosphate synthase small subunit, with protein MINPYKKNAKLVLSNGIVFPGFFFGASGTASGEIVFNTGMTGYQEVITDPSYYGQILTFTFPEIGNTGINFEDSESNINVKGIIVRNFSSNNSNWRSKKKFNQWLVEKNIIGLYGIDTRALVKILRSNGAMNGIITSLDKSDESCLKIINDTPKMEGLNLSKVVSTKQQYLWKSHTQTIFDLRKRYPESSKKLKIVAIDFGIKNSILNRLVSHGCEVLVLPSRSSLKDVLSNKPDGIFFSNGPGDPSSVSEGIDLAKSLIEYGEIPMFGICLGHQIFGLALGGSTYKLTFGHRGLNHPCGENNKIEITSQNHGFAIDPNSLSKDIVRITHYNLNDNTVAGLEVNNKPIFSVQYHPEAGPGPHDSDYLFKKFVSLMLERC; from the coding sequence ATGATTAATCCATATAAGAAAAACGCGAAATTAGTATTAAGTAATGGAATTGTATTTCCAGGATTCTTTTTTGGTGCTTCTGGTACAGCCAGTGGTGAGATAGTTTTTAATACTGGAATGACAGGATATCAAGAAGTTATTACTGATCCAAGTTATTATGGTCAGATATTAACATTCACTTTCCCGGAGATTGGAAATACTGGTATTAATTTTGAAGATTCAGAATCTAATATTAATGTTAAGGGGATAATTGTTAGAAATTTTTCATCTAATAACAGCAATTGGAGATCAAAAAAGAAATTTAATCAATGGTTAGTAGAAAAAAATATCATAGGTCTTTATGGAATTGATACAAGGGCTCTAGTTAAAATTTTAAGATCTAATGGTGCGATGAATGGAATTATTACCTCTTTAGATAAATCTGATGAAAGTTGTTTAAAAATAATTAATGATACGCCAAAGATGGAGGGTTTGAATTTATCAAAAGTAGTTTCAACAAAGCAACAATATTTATGGAAAAGTCATACACAAACAATTTTTGATTTGAGAAAAAGATATCCTGAATCGTCTAAAAAATTAAAAATAGTGGCAATTGATTTTGGAATTAAAAATTCAATTCTAAATAGACTTGTATCACATGGTTGTGAAGTTTTAGTTTTACCTTCTAGATCTTCTCTAAAAGATGTTTTATCGAATAAGCCGGATGGTATATTTTTCTCAAATGGTCCAGGCGATCCTTCTTCTGTTTCTGAAGGTATAGATTTAGCAAAATCTCTTATTGAATATGGTGAAATACCTATGTTTGGTATTTGCCTTGGCCATCAAATATTTGGATTAGCATTAGGAGGCTCAACATACAAATTAACTTTTGGACATCGTGGTTTAAATCACCCTTGTGGTGAAAATAATAAAATTGAGATTACTAGTCAGAATCATGGTTTTGCTATTGACCCTAATTCTCTCTCAAAGGATATAGTTAGGATAACCCACTACAACCTTAACGATAATACTGTGGCTGGCTTAGAAGTTAATAATAAGCCAATTTTTAGTGTGCAATATCATCCAGAAGCAGGACCTGGCCCTCATGATTCAGATTATTTATTTAAAAAATTTGTTTCTCTAATGTTAGAAAGATGTTGA
- a CDS encoding STAS domain-containing protein, with product MEDFQKLTVSLRGNLEVKTNTIVFTFKGQLDAFSEKQFKTFVTNNLKNEFPFVIDLTKIDFLDSSGLGALVQTAKECKKSKLGFSVVGNSRVAQTIKLVRLGDFLNLKSSLEDALNYLKN from the coding sequence ATAGAAGATTTCCAGAAGTTAACGGTTTCTTTAAGAGGAAACCTTGAGGTTAAAACAAACACTATTGTGTTTACTTTTAAAGGTCAACTTGATGCTTTCTCAGAAAAACAATTTAAGACTTTTGTAACTAATAACTTAAAAAATGAGTTTCCGTTTGTTATCGACCTTACAAAAATAGATTTTTTAGATTCCTCGGGTCTTGGAGCACTTGTTCAGACTGCTAAAGAATGCAAAAAGTCGAAACTTGGGTTCTCTGTCGTTGGCAATTCGAGAGTGGCTCAAACAATTAAACTTGTTCGATTAGGGGATTTTCTTAACTTGAAGTCAAGCCTTGAAGATGCCTTAAATTATTTAAAAAATTGA
- the yedP gene encoding mannosyl-3-phosphoglycerate phosphatase-related protein YedP yields MIDNSSIWVVSDVDGTLMDHSYDLSPAKKTIKKLQKLSIPVILCTSKTASEVKVIRKELNLTDPYIVENGAAIYGESLNRVNGEIILGIKYESLEEILNSISDEIDYKLTPLNNLTNQEATQLTGLKGNSLNLMRDRHWSMPFLNPPSYLEEKINICCKKFNVDIFKGNRMSHLLSTKSNKGKAINALKEYSNVQNIEIIGLGDSPNDLPLLLNSDIKIVIPGIDGPNLNLLDQLKEVKFTLASEPNGYGWKNELNKLINKRELS; encoded by the coding sequence ATGATAGATAATTCTTCTATTTGGGTAGTAAGTGATGTAGATGGTACTTTAATGGATCACTCATATGATTTATCACCTGCTAAAAAAACTATAAAAAAACTACAAAAATTATCTATACCAGTAATTCTTTGTACAAGCAAAACCGCTTCTGAGGTAAAAGTTATTAGAAAGGAACTTAACTTGACGGATCCTTATATTGTCGAGAATGGTGCGGCAATATACGGTGAGTCTCTTAACAGAGTAAATGGAGAAATTATTCTTGGAATAAAATACGAATCTCTTGAAGAAATCTTAAATTCTATTTCTGATGAAATCGATTATAAACTTACTCCTCTTAATAATCTCACTAATCAAGAAGCCACTCAGCTCACAGGTTTAAAAGGCAACTCATTGAACTTAATGCGTGATAGGCATTGGAGCATGCCTTTTTTAAATCCGCCAAGTTATCTAGAAGAGAAAATTAATATCTGTTGTAAAAAGTTCAATGTGGATATTTTTAAGGGAAATAGAATGAGTCACTTATTATCTACAAAATCGAATAAAGGTAAAGCAATAAATGCTCTCAAAGAATATTCAAATGTTCAAAATATTGAAATTATAGGTTTAGGTGACTCTCCAAATGATTTGCCCTTACTTTTAAACTCAGATATTAAAATCGTTATTCCTGGAATAGATGGACCTAACTTAAATTTACTTGATCAATTAAAGGAAGTGAAATTTACTTTAGCTTCTGAACCAAATGGATATGGTTGGAAAAATGAACTCAATAAATTGATAAATAAGCGAGAACTAAGTTAG
- the trpD gene encoding anthranilate phosphoribosyltransferase produces MFSNLSNAEILNNLLEGRNLDDLTSRSLMQRWLNDEISDVETGAFLSALRAKSSTGIELSSMAEELLNVCELPIARPNLYLVDTCGTGGDGANTFNISTAVAFVAASCGVKIAKHGNKSASGKVGSADVLLNLGLNLNCSLEKIISAISEIGITFLFAPVWHKSLIKLAPLRKTLGIRTIFNQLGPLVNPLRPNAQVLGVASEDLLKPMGSALLKMGMNRAIVVHGSGGLDEASLQGENKLVLVENGELRFSEINISDFNHENISNEKLVVSDIESNEEILKSVLNGSGQKAHKDVVAFNAALVLWAAGIEDDLNEGFNKALFSINQGDPWKKFLLLKNYLSTD; encoded by the coding sequence ATGTTTTCCAATTTATCAAACGCTGAAATCTTAAATAATTTGTTAGAGGGAAGGAACCTTGATGATTTAACTTCTAGATCTTTAATGCAAAGATGGCTTAATGATGAAATTTCAGATGTTGAAACAGGAGCGTTTTTGAGCGCTTTGAGAGCTAAAAGCTCTACAGGTATAGAACTAAGTTCTATGGCTGAGGAACTATTAAATGTTTGCGAATTGCCAATAGCAAGGCCAAATTTGTATTTGGTGGATACTTGTGGAACAGGAGGGGATGGAGCTAATACATTTAATATTTCTACTGCAGTAGCATTTGTAGCTGCATCTTGTGGGGTAAAAATAGCTAAACACGGAAATAAAAGCGCTAGTGGAAAAGTTGGCTCTGCTGATGTTTTGTTGAATCTTGGTTTGAATTTAAATTGTTCATTAGAAAAAATAATCTCAGCCATAAGTGAAATTGGAATAACTTTTTTGTTTGCACCTGTTTGGCACAAATCTTTAATAAAACTTGCTCCATTAAGAAAGACCCTTGGAATAAGGACAATATTTAATCAACTTGGACCATTGGTAAATCCTTTAAGACCCAATGCGCAAGTTTTGGGTGTTGCTTCTGAGGATCTTTTAAAACCTATGGGAAGCGCGCTTTTAAAAATGGGCATGAATAGAGCAATAGTTGTTCATGGCTCTGGCGGCCTTGATGAAGCTTCTCTTCAAGGAGAAAATAAATTAGTGCTTGTTGAAAATGGTGAATTACGGTTTTCAGAAATAAATATTTCAGATTTTAATCATGAAAATATTTCTAATGAAAAGCTTGTTGTTTCTGATATTGAGTCCAACGAGGAAATATTAAAGTCTGTTTTAAATGGTTCTGGACAAAAAGCACATAAAGATGTTGTTGCCTTTAATGCTGCTTTAGTGCTTTGGGCCGCAGGAATTGAGGATGATTTAAATGAAGGATTTAATAAAGCTTTATTTTCTATTAATCAAGGAGATCCTTGGAAAAAGTTTTTACTCTTAAAAAATTATTTATCTACAGATTAA
- a CDS encoding ABC transporter ATP-binding protein, with product MKNLNIKVIAKYLRPYKKEFLYGALALLVVNILSVVIPLEVKNIIDQLQIGFSSDFVISKSLWLIFLATLMGLIRLFSRQIVFGIGRKVEVNLRQKLFEHLLIQDPDWIQEKGSGDIISRATSDVENIRRLLGFTVLSLCNIVLAYSFTIPSMFAINKTLTISALMIFPLILGIVSLFGGRMVKQRKAQQESLSKLSDLIQEDLSGISAIKIYAQENAEKKEFNIYNNSYRNSAIKLARTASTLFPLLQGISSISLLILLSLGSFQLESGFISIGGLVALILYVERLVFPTALLGFTLNTFQLGQVSLDRVEEIFQNRPNIVDRAEAKLLKRKIKGFLEAKNLTIKYPGSKFNSLNSLNFKIYPGELIAIVGPVGCGKTTLAKSLGRTIEIPDNQLFLDEIDVKTLKLNELRKNISIVPQEAFLFTSTISENLSFGEPKASKVLVKESATKAGLIDDINSFPQRFKTIVGERGITLSGGQRQRTALGRALLVNSPIVVLDDALASVDNKTAAKIIDEMSDRSNKTIIMISHQLSVAATCDRVLVMDKGEIVQEGSHKDLVKINGLYKQLWERELATRIVKS from the coding sequence ATGAAAAATTTAAACATAAAAGTTATAGCTAAATACCTTAGACCCTACAAAAAAGAATTCTTATATGGAGCTTTAGCTCTCTTGGTAGTAAATATATTAAGTGTTGTAATACCCTTAGAAGTAAAAAATATAATTGACCAACTACAAATTGGGTTTTCCTCTGACTTTGTTATTTCTAAATCTTTGTGGTTAATATTTTTAGCAACTTTAATGGGTTTAATAAGATTATTTTCAAGACAGATTGTCTTCGGTATAGGTAGAAAAGTAGAGGTAAATCTTCGTCAAAAACTTTTTGAACATTTACTAATTCAAGATCCAGATTGGATCCAAGAGAAAGGAAGTGGAGACATTATTAGCAGAGCTACAAGCGATGTTGAAAATATAAGAAGACTATTAGGCTTTACTGTTTTAAGCCTGTGCAACATTGTATTAGCTTATTCATTCACTATTCCTTCAATGTTTGCGATTAATAAAACATTAACAATATCAGCTTTAATGATATTTCCATTAATCCTTGGAATTGTAAGTCTATTCGGCGGCAGAATGGTTAAACAAAGAAAAGCTCAACAAGAATCATTATCAAAACTTAGTGATTTAATACAGGAAGATCTTTCTGGCATAAGCGCCATCAAAATTTATGCCCAAGAAAATGCTGAGAAAAAAGAATTTAACATATACAATAATTCTTATCGAAATTCAGCTATAAAACTTGCAAGAACAGCTAGTACCCTATTCCCTTTGTTACAAGGTATTTCCTCAATTTCATTATTGATTTTATTATCATTAGGATCTTTCCAACTAGAGAGTGGATTTATTTCGATAGGTGGTTTAGTAGCTCTAATTCTTTACGTAGAAAGACTTGTCTTCCCTACGGCTCTATTAGGTTTTACCTTAAATACTTTTCAACTCGGTCAAGTAAGTTTAGATCGTGTGGAAGAGATCTTTCAGAACAGACCAAATATTGTAGATAGGGCAGAAGCTAAATTATTAAAAAGGAAGATTAAAGGATTTTTAGAAGCAAAAAATTTAACGATAAAGTATCCAGGATCAAAATTTAACTCATTAAATAGTCTTAATTTTAAGATTTATCCTGGAGAACTTATTGCAATAGTTGGCCCAGTAGGTTGTGGCAAGACAACATTAGCAAAATCTCTAGGAAGAACTATTGAAATACCAGACAATCAATTATTTTTAGATGAAATTGATGTAAAAACTCTAAAATTAAATGAACTTAGAAAAAATATTTCAATCGTTCCTCAAGAAGCATTCTTATTTACTTCTACAATTTCAGAAAACCTAAGTTTTGGAGAACCCAAAGCATCTAAAGTTTTAGTTAAAGAAAGCGCTACAAAAGCAGGATTAATTGATGATATCAATAGTTTTCCACAAAGATTTAAAACTATTGTTGGCGAAAGAGGTATTACTTTAAGTGGAGGACAAAGACAAAGAACTGCACTAGGAAGAGCACTACTTGTTAATTCTCCTATTGTTGTTCTTGATGATGCATTAGCAAGCGTAGATAATAAAACAGCAGCAAAAATTATAGATGAAATGAGTGATAGAAGTAATAAAACAATCATCATGATAAGTCACCAACTTTCTGTTGCAGCTACCTGTGATAGGGTTCTAGTAATGGATAAAGGAGAAATAGTACAAGAAGGGTCTCATAAAGATTTAGTAAAAATAAATGGATTATATAAACAACTTTGGGAGAGAGAACTAGCTACAAGAATTGTTAAGAGCTAA
- a CDS encoding DUF1830 domain-containing protein, whose protein sequence is MVEFSYKNEGCRMVVLRCIGPSNFFLERVLFPTDILTFMAPNDSRVEIWGNELYGPKLEERIRISADNEDSTLVA, encoded by the coding sequence ATGGTTGAGTTTTCTTACAAAAATGAAGGCTGTAGGATGGTTGTATTGAGATGTATTGGCCCATCTAATTTTTTCTTAGAAAGAGTTTTATTTCCAACTGACATTCTTACTTTTATGGCTCCAAATGATTCAAGAGTTGAAATTTGGGGAAATGAATTATATGGTCCCAAGTTGGAAGAGAGAATAAGAATTTCTGCAGATAACGAGGATTCGACTTTAGTGGCTTAG